The Camelus dromedarius isolate mCamDro1 chromosome 1, mCamDro1.pat, whole genome shotgun sequence genome has a window encoding:
- the OCIAD2 gene encoding OCIA domain-containing protein 2, translating into MASVSTHGNEDKGPHLPPPSKQSLLFCPKSKLHIHRAEISKIIRECQEESFWKRALPFSLVSMLVTQGLVHQGYLAANPRFGSLPKVALAGILGFGLGKASYIRVCQSKFHVFEDQLRGAGFGPGHNRHCLLTCEECKIKHGLSEEGRSQPSAS; encoded by the exons ATGGCTTCAGTGTCTACTCATGGAAACGAAGACAAAGGTCCCCATTTGCCACCACCAAGCAAGCAG AGTCTGTTGTTTTGTCCAAAATCAAAACTGCACATCCACAGAGCAGAGATTTCAAAGATTATCCGGGAATGTCAAGAAGAAAGTTTCTGGAAGAGAG CTCTGCCTTTTTCTCTCGTAAGCATGCTTGTCACCCAAGGACTGGTCCACCAAG gTTATTTAGCAGCAAATCCAAGATTTGGATCATTGCCTAAAGTCGCAC TTGCTGGTATCTTGGGATTTGGCCTTGGAAAGGCATCATACATAAGAGTATGCCAGAGTAAATTCCATGTCTTTGAAGATCAGCTGCGTGGGGCTGGTTTTGGTCCAGGGCATAACAG GCACTGCCTACTTACCTGTGAGGAATGCAAAATAAAGCATGGATTAAGTGAGGAGGGACGTTCACAACCTTCGGCTTCCTAA
- the OCIAD1 gene encoding OCIA domain-containing protein 1 isoform X2 has translation MNGRADYREPNAEVPRPIPHIGADYIPTEEERRVFAECNDESFWFRSVPLAATSMLITQGLISKGILSSHPKYGSIPKLIFACIMGYFAGKLSYVKTCQEKFKNLENSPLGEALRSGQARRSSPTGHYSQKSKYDSNVSGHSSFVTSPAPDNVEKEMLPHYEPIPFSASMNESTPTGITDHIAQVKVNKYGDTWDE, from the exons ATGAATGGGAGGGCTGATTATCGAGAGCCGAATGCAGAAGTTCCAAGACCAATTCCCC ACATAGGGGCTGATTACATTccaacagaggaagaaagaagagtctTTGCAGAATGCAATGATGAAAGCTTCTGGTTCAGAT CTGTACCTTTGGCTGCAACAAGTATGTTGATTACTCAAGGATTGATTAGTAAAG GAATTCTTTCAAGTCATCCGAAATATGGTTCCATCCCTAAACTTATAT ttGCTTGCATCATGGGATACTTTGCTGGAAAACTTTCTTACGTGAAAACTTGCCAAGAAAAGTTCAAGAATCTTGAGAATTCCCCTCTTGGAGAAGCTTTACGATCAGGACAGGCACGACGATCTTCACCCACTGG GCACTATTCTCAAAAGTCAAAATATGACTCAAATGTGAGTGGTCATTCATCTTTTGTGACATCCCCAGCTCCGGACAACGTAGAAAAAGAGATGCTTCCTCATTATGAGCCAATTCCATTCAGTGCTTCTATGAATGAATCTACTCCCACTGGTATTACTGATCATATTGCCCAAG TCAAAGTAAACAAATATGGAGATACTTGGGATGAGTGA
- the OCIAD1 gene encoding OCIA domain-containing protein 1 isoform X1 → MNGRADYREPNAEVPRPIPHIGADYIPTEEERRVFAECNDESFWFRSVPLAATSMLITQGLISKGILSSHPKYGSIPKLIFACIMGYFAGKLSYVKTCQEKFKNLENSPLGEALRSGQARRSSPTGHYSQKSKYDSNVSGHSSFVTSPAPDNVEKEMLPHYEPIPFSASMNESTPTGITDHIAQGPDPNIEESPKRKNITYEELRNKNRESYEVTLTHKTDPSVRPMQERMPKKEVKVNKYGDTWDE, encoded by the exons ATGAATGGGAGGGCTGATTATCGAGAGCCGAATGCAGAAGTTCCAAGACCAATTCCCC ACATAGGGGCTGATTACATTccaacagaggaagaaagaagagtctTTGCAGAATGCAATGATGAAAGCTTCTGGTTCAGAT CTGTACCTTTGGCTGCAACAAGTATGTTGATTACTCAAGGATTGATTAGTAAAG GAATTCTTTCAAGTCATCCGAAATATGGTTCCATCCCTAAACTTATAT ttGCTTGCATCATGGGATACTTTGCTGGAAAACTTTCTTACGTGAAAACTTGCCAAGAAAAGTTCAAGAATCTTGAGAATTCCCCTCTTGGAGAAGCTTTACGATCAGGACAGGCACGACGATCTTCACCCACTGG GCACTATTCTCAAAAGTCAAAATATGACTCAAATGTGAGTGGTCATTCATCTTTTGTGACATCCCCAGCTCCGGACAACGTAGAAAAAGAGATGCTTCCTCATTATGAGCCAATTCCATTCAGTGCTTCTATGAATGAATCTACTCCCACTGGTATTACTGATCATATTGCCCAAG GACCTGATCCCAACATTGAAGAAagtcctaaaagaaaaaatattacatatgAGGAATTAAGGAATAAGAACAGAGAGTCATATGAAGTTACTTTAACACATAAGACTGACCCCTCAGTCAGGCCTATGCAGGAAAGAATGCCAAAAAAAGAAG TCAAAGTAAACAAATATGGAGATACTTGGGATGAGTGA